CGGTTGTAGTCTCTCTCCTCGCTCCTCTCCACCACCTCCTCTCTCCCCCTCCCATCAGAGCCCCGCGAAGGAAGCCCCTCAATCCCGACCTCGAGGGCCCTCTCCTTGGCGGAGACAAACATCTCGGGATCATACCACCCCTGCGACAGCTCCCCGCGGTTCCACTTCCCCACGAAACTCTTCCACCGACCCCTCACCTCCCTCTCGTCCATCTCGCGAATGTCCTTCTGCTTCTGCAAGTCGAGATAATACGCCAACAGCGGCCGAAACACCTCCATCTCCGACTTGCCCAGCTGGCGCGCCTCATACGGCAACGACGCTGCCGCAGCAGCCGCCTTCTTCTCTTTCGAAGCAGTGCCGCCCCCGCTGGCAGTGTCACGCGGCCCATCCCGGTgccgacgatgatgatgatggcgtCGATGCCTGTGTCTCGAATCCCGATCCTCCGGGTCATCGCGGTCGCGGTCGCGGCGGCTGCCGCCGTCGTCTCCGCGGGGAGATCTCATACTCCGCTCCCGACGCGAACCGCCCTCGCCGACGGGTGACCTCCGCCTCACTTCGTCCCGGTGCCGTCTCGGCGACCTTGACCGGGAGCGGGTCCGTCCGTATCTCCGCTCCTCACCCCTCCGCTCACCCGAGCGCTCGTCGTCTCCGGCCATACTTCAGAGGACGAATTGACGTTCAAATGAGTGAGCTACGCTCTCGAGCAAGGATGCGCCAAGTTGGGATGAGATTAAGATGAAAAGATCCACGATAAGGCACCCTCGTTGACACACCACACGCAAGGCCCCTCTTTGCCTGTTTGCGACACGTCCTTCTCGAAAGAACCTCGGAAAACAAGCTTTTCTCCTTGCTTTTGGGGTTCGTTCCCCAAAATGTGACAAGCAAGGTCGCACGTCAGATATCTCTTGACAAGGATGGCGACTGCTCTCTCCCCAAAGAGAAACTTGACAAAGTGAGGTGGTAGGTGTGTGGGGTAAGGATTTCTGGTCCGGACGTCGAATCGTGGCCGTCTCTTTGTTTGACCACAGTTTCAGGCTGTGAGAATCTGCCGCGACGGTGAAGCCGATCAGCCGAAATTGGCCTGCGCACCCAAAGGAAGGGGGGTGGCAATACTCGGAGGATGCCGAATGGGGTTGGTTATCCAAGGTGAATTATGCGGCGGCAGGTAATGAAGAAGCTCGAGAGGTGAGGAATTGTAATGGTGCTAAATATCAAAGTACGGTACGGTAGTTGCAAGGTTGGTCGTTTGCGGTGATGTTGTACGAGAAGTCGACGTCCGTGCCTCCTGACGGCAAGGAAAAAGTTGGAGACTCCCCTGGTCTCGCGGCGTGGCTGCCCTGGGGACCGGAGCAGTGGGTACCCCAACTTCGGCGCCGGAAGACAGCACACACCGTGCCGAGTTCCCCTCTCCTGCCCACGACAACTCCGAAAGTAATGTCTGAATTACGGCACTTGAGCCCGGGTTCTATCGTCTGTCAATTTCGAGCTGTCTCAGCCCAGTGTAGGTATTTCTCAGCTCATTCTTGACTTCACTGTGAACGGTACGCGAGGGAAGTGTTGAATAGTTTCTGTTTCGATTTCAATCACCGGATCGTCAAACGTTCTATGAACGAGTATTTATTCTATCAGTACTATGATGCGGCCAGTAGAGGGTATCGTTCCAAACACCGCGTATGCAACTCGAAAACGGCTGAACAATGCCGACCTTCCAAAAGACTCATTCGTATCCACCGTCGAGGGTAAAACATTCCGCAAAACCTAATCCTTTGCGGACCCCAGCTCGACACACCCGAACACCCCTCATCCTGACTCGGGCATGGGCGAGTTATTGTGTATCGAGCAGCCGAGGCACTGACAATCGTCGCCGCATGGACATGACGACGTCTCGCCAGCGCATCCGTCACCGTTGAACGGGTATGTCACGAAGAAGAAGTCGTTCGCCGATAGTGCCTGCTCTTCACTCAACACTGAGGCTCCATCGGAAGGTGTTTGCGGCCCAGCAGGAGAACCGCTGTTTTCGCCATTCGTGTGTGCATCCATTCCGCGGGCGCCAGTCCCGTTGGTCGTTGCCGTCTCCGAGTGCCCATTCGTGCCGTTCGTGCCGTTCGTACCATTCGTCATTCCATAAGAGTCGTCCAGCATACTTGTGTATGCAGATCGCACGTAGTCTTGTGTCGCATCGTTGTAAGGGTGAGCCGCGCAGCCCACACACTGGCAGCCGTCGCCACAGCTGCACATGTGTGATGTTGATTCGGGCATCATTGGGGTTGTACCATCTGGGGTAAAAAGCGAGTTCGGCATGCCGTATGCGGCCGGCGGCGGGATTGGTTGACCATACTGCTGCGCCTCCATCTGCTGCTTCCACTGTGCAGGCTGTAGCGGTGACATCCAAGACCCGTATTGAGGCGGATATGTGAAAATTGTTGGTTGGAAGTATGAGTTGAACATGCCTTGGGGCATGGCGGTAGGTGTCTGGAAAGGCGACATGGCTATGGCGCTCGACGGCGACATATGGCCATTCGACATGTGATGTACGTTTGTGTCTATCGCAGGTGCCTTGCTAGAGCAACAACCGCCCTTCTTAGGCTTTGCTTGCGTCTTGGGGCTCGAGCTGACACTAGAAGGCTGTGTAGAGCTCCCTTCGGCTTTGCTTGGCCCTGAGCAACATGAGCCACCCGTGCTGGTGCTCGTCAACGAGGGCGGAGGGGCGGGCTTCGGCGTCCCATTTGTCTTTCCTGAGCAGCAAGATCCCCCATTCGATGCCGCTGCCATCGGAGTAGGCGTTGTCGCAGTCTGTGGCGTGTTGATGGCTGAAGGTACGGCATTTGGCTGAGGCATCGACATCGCGGCTCCCGGGGGGAACAGGGGCGCAGGCATCTGCTGTGGGAACATTGGATACATGATGGGTTGGTGGAAACCGCCGTTAACGCCGCCCATCATGGTCATACCGCCGTACTCCATCCCATTTCTAGGTGCGGGCATACCCGGCATGCCACCGTTGGCTTGTGGCATGTGATTCGCTTGGGCCATGTCGTATGGCGGCAGTATGTTGATATTGGTGGCATCCATCCTCTCGAGGTTCACGGGGTCGAACGACTGCTTGCGACTGGCCGCCTTCGGGGCAGACTTTTGTATGCGAAAGGAGGCGGCGGATGCCTTGGTCGGAGACATTGGCGGGACATCGCTCGCCGGCGATTCTGCCTTGCTGACACTGGGTGATTCTGCGGGGGTTCCGGCGTTGCTGGAACCGCAGCCGCATTTCTGCTTTCTCGGGATGGCGGCCGTTACACTACCACAGCCGCAACCGCGAGAGGGTGGATGAGGACATGTGCTCAAAGGTCTGCCGGGCTTTCGAACGGGGACCATCAAGCGTTCATTCGCATGGGTGCATTTGGTGGAGCGATGACCACGGATGCATGGCTCGCTAGAGGGCGAAGGGTGAAGTGGTCAGCTCAGGGTCCTGCGGAAAGCGGGATGCGGGATGCGGGATTCCATCGATGCACACAGAAATCGCCAGTCATGGCCGTAGTATGGCGAAGGAAAACACGACGAGGAGAAGACGAAATGATGGAGGACAGGAACGGAAGGAATAGGACGCTGCGACTTACCAAGCCATCTTCTGGCCGTTGATGAGCGGCATGGTGGGCTGTGGTGGGGGTGGCTCTCAAGGTTGCTGTGATACGTGAGAGGAGGTAGAGATTTTGGCGATCTTCCAAGTTGCGGTAGTGTCTCCGGGCttctttaaaaaggtaattgcAAAAGTAAAAGCTGCGATGAATGTCGCTCGCTCAGGCTTCGGCCCCAATAGACCTCGGACGGTGGGAGTGAGCGGCGGCGTGGAACATGAAGGCGGGAGCCAGCTCTCAAggtgcggcggcggcgttcgTCGAGTCTTGGTTCTGGTCGTTCCTATGGTTCGCGGTCGCTGCTGGTCGGTCTCTTTGGTGGGCTTGTTTGCGACGCAGGCAAGCAAGCTATGTATCCGGCGACGATGGGTGAAATCGGCTCAGCGGGCAAGAAAGGCCATGTGATGATCGAGCGGGCGCCGGCGGTAAGGTGAGTCGTCGGGGGCTTCCAGCGCAAAGCAAATCGGTAACGATGTCGAGGTGAGAAATGCGGGATTGCAAGAGCTGGAAATTGGCGAGAGAAACGAGCGGCGTTTCGAGCGTGAAGAGGTTTAAAGCTGCGCGCAAAGGCCGGGGGGTCGTAAGGAAGGGCAGGTTTCTGGGTATTGAATGAAGTG
The window above is part of the Colletotrichum lupini chromosome 9, complete sequence genome. Proteins encoded here:
- a CDS encoding copper fist DNA binding domain-containing protein, with the protein product MPLINGQKMACEPCIRGHRSTKCTHANERLMVPVRKPGRPLSTCPHPPSRGCGCGSVTAAIPRKQKCGCGSSNAGTPAESPSVSKAESPASDVPPMSPTKASAASFRIQKSAPKAASRKQSFDPVNLERMDATNINILPPYDMAQANHMPQANGGMPGMPAPRNGMEYGGMTMMGGVNGGFHQPIMYPMFPQQMPAPLFPPGAAMSMPQPNAVPSAINTPQTATTPTPMAAASNGGSCCSGKTNGTPKPAPPPSLTSTSTGGSCCSGPSKAEGSSTQPSSVSSSPKTQAKPKKGGCCSSKAPAIDTNVHHMSNGHMSPSSAIAMSPFQTPTAMPQGMFNSYFQPTIFTYPPQYGSWMSPLQPAQWKQQMEAQQYGQPIPPPAAYGMPNSLFTPDGTTPMMPESTSHMCSCGDGCQCVGCAAHPYNDATQDYVRSAYTSMLDDSYGMTNGTNGTNGTNGHSETATTNGTGARGMDAHTNGENSGSPAGPQTPSDGASVLSEEQALSANDFFFVTYPFNGDGCAGETSSCPCGDDCQCLGCSIHNNSPMPESG